In Clostridium sp. 'White wine YQ', the DNA window CATTATATTGATTTTTACTTTAAGAAAGGAATCGTTATGAATTCTTTATCTTCACCAAATTTTGATTATCCTAAAATGAAAATTGATTACGATATTAACATTGAATTTCCTATAAAAATTAGATGTCATGAACATACTGAGCCTGGCCCAATTGTAGAAAGTCACTTTCATGACCACTTTATGTTATGTTACATAGTAAATGGTGAATGCATAGTCCACTGTAATACTAAACATATTGCTGCAAATAAAGATGACTTAATAGTAATAAACAATAACGATGCCCATTATATAGAATGTTTATGTACTAATCTCGTCTACTATATAATAAAAATTGATTTTGCCTTCCTATTAGGAAACCAAAAAGATTTAGATAAAACTGATTATATTGAAGCCTTAATAAAAAATAACGTTAGATTTTCTAATGAGATCTCGAAGAATAAAGAACTATTAAGCGAAATAAACATATTAGTAAATGAATCTCAAAATAAGAACTTAGGATATGAATTGATTGTTAAATCTTCAATTTTTCGAATAATAGTTATGTTACTTAGAAATAATTTAGAGTCTATATCTATATCAACAAATAATAGAAAAAACTTATATAGTATGAATAGCTTGAAAGAAGTATTAGAATATATTGATTCCCATTATAATGAAAAGATAACTCTTACAAAACTAGCCACTATGTCTAATCTAAGTAAACACCATTTTTGCAGACTATTTAAAAGATTTACTGGTAAAACTTTTACAGATTATATCAACCTTTTACGTATAAATAAAGCCGTTTCACTCTTAAAAGATAAGGACTTAAATATAAATGAAGTAGCACTAAGTGTTGGGTTTAACGATAGCAATTATTTTAGTAGAATATTTAAGAGATACAAAAATATTTCACCGAATAAGATTAGAAACAAATAACTACTCCTTTATAAAAAACTATTGAAAAGCACCCTATACTTCATGAGAAGTTCATAGTTAATTTTTGATTTTATGGCTAATTTAATATTAAAATTTCATTTTTCATATTGAATTAATGTTATTGGACGAGTATAATTAATTTATAATATTATACAAGCTAAGGCAGTTTATATAATATGTAGTTAATGAGTTTTTTATTGTATTAAAATTAATATGTAAATTTTTAGCAACGGAGCTAGAGAACTTTCTCTAGCTCTATCTTTTTTTAATGTAATATTATCCCATTTATTCATATATATAGATGTCCGCAATATTATTATTATAATTTTAAAAATATAACTAACTTAAAAACAATTTGTCAGAATTAATATATTTTTCGTTGACAATTTATCAGTTATATTCTAGAATTTTTTTATAATTATTATTTTCACAAGTTAATTAATAACATTTTATATAATCTTGTCTATATTGAAAGGAGAATTTATTAATGAGTAAAGTCACTGAAATTTTTGGATCATATGTATTTAATGATTCCGTAATGAAAGATCGTCTTCCAAAGGCTACTTATAAAGCTTTAAAAAAGACAATTCAAGAAGGAACTTCTCTTTCACCTGAAGTAGCTGATGTAGTTGCTTCTGCTATGAAAGATTGGGCAGTTGAGAATGGTGCAACTCATTTTACTCACTGGTTCCAACCACTAACTGGTATTACTGCTGAAAAACACGATTCTTTTATTAGTCCAACCTCTGATGGAAAGGTAATATTAGAATTCTCAGGAAAAGAATTAATCAAGGGGGAACCAGATGCTTCTTCTTTCCCATCAGGTGGATTAAGAGCTACTTTTGAAGCTAGAGGATATACTGCTTGGGATTGCACTTCACCAGCATTTTTAAAAGATGGTTCTCTATGCATACCAACTGCATTCTGTTCTTATAATGGAGAAGCTTTAGATAAGAAAACTCCATTACTACGTTCTATGGAAGCTCTATCAAAACAAGCTTTACGTGTACTAAGAGTTCTTGGAAACACTACTACACAAAGAGTTATCACAACTGTAGGACCTGAACAAGAATACTTCTTAATCGACAAAAAAATGTATGATGCTCGTAAAGACCTTATTCTTACTGGAAGAACACTATTCGGTGCAAAACCTTCAAAAGGTCAAGAACTTGAAGATCATTACTTTGGAACAATAAAAGAAAGAGTTTCTGAATTCATGAAAGAAGTTGATGAAGAACTTTGGAAGCTTGGAATTTCAGCTAAAACTAAGCATAACGAAGTTGCACCTGCTCAACATGAATTAGCTCCAATATTCACTACAACAAACATCGCAACTGATCACAATCAACTTACAATGGAAGTTATGAAAAAAGTTGCATTAAGACATGATCTTTATTGCTTATTGCATGAAAAACCATTTGCAGGTGTAAATGGATCCGGTAAGCATAACAACTGGTCAATGGGAACTGATGATGGAGTAAACTTGCTTGAACCAGGTAAATCTCCACACGAAAATCAACAATTCTTATTATTCCTTTGTGCAGTTATAAAAGCTGTTGATGAATATGCTGATTTATTAAGAATGTCTGCTGCTAATGCTGGAAATGACCATCGTCTAGGTGCTAATGAAGCTCCTCCAGCTATAATATCAATATTCTTAGGAGATCAATTAACTGATATATTAGAACAAATTGAAAATGGACCTGCTACAAGTTCAAAATCTTCAAGCAAATTAACAATAGGGGTAAATACACTTCCTGCACTTCCAAAGGATGCAACTGATAGAAACAGAACTTCTCCATTTGCTTTCACTGGAAATAAATTTGAATTCAGAATGGTTCCATCTTCTGCTTCAATTGCAGCTTGTAACTTTACTTTAAATACAATAGTTGCTGAGATTTTATCAGAAATTGCTGATAGACTTGAAAAAGTTTCTGATATAGATGCTGAAGTGCAAACTATTCTTACTGAAATTGTTAAATCTCATAAGAGAATTATATTCAACGGTAATGGATATTCAGATGAATGGGTAGCTGAAGCTGAAAAGAGAGGTCTACCAAATATAAAATCAACTGTAGAAGCTACTAAATCATTAATTGCTGAGAAGAACTTAGCTGTATTAGAAAAGCATGGGGTTTTAAGCAGAGTTGAAATGGAATCTCGTTATGAAATAATGCTTGAAAATTATAACAAGACTATTAATATTGAAGCTTTAACTACACTTGAAATTGCAAAACGTCAAATCTTACCTTCAGTTATTAAGTTTGCAACTAGTCTTGCTGGTTCAATAAATACTATTAATGCTACTGGTATCAGTGTAGATTTATCTGCTCAAACTGAATTATTAACTGAAGTATCTACTTTAACTTCTTCATTAAAGAAAAAGGTAGCTGTTTTAGAAGAAGCTGTAGCTAAAGCAGATAATTTTGAAGGCGATGCATACGAATTAGGTATGATTTATAGATTCGAAGTATTCGAAAAAATGAATGAATTAAGAGAAGATGCTGATAAGCTTGAAACAATAGTTGACAGTGAATTCTGGCCACTACCAACTTATGGAGATATGTTATTTAACATTTAACTTATAAGTACTAAAAACAGAAGCCTTTTAAGGTTTCTGTTTTTCTTTATTTGCTATTTTTTCATAAGGCTATACCTAATTACTTTCTTAGGACATGTATCAATACATTGTCCACATAAGATACATTCAGAATTTTTCATATTTCCTTTTTGAACCATAGAACTAACTTCTAAGCTCATAGGACATTTTTTATTGCATAGCTTACAATCAATACACTTCTCCTTATCTGATTTTAAATGTAGTGAAGGATAATTAAACTTATCTTTAATCTTGCTGCCTATTATCATAAAAGGTGCCATCCAACAGCCATAATGACAAAATGCTCTTTTCCCTACTAATAAATTTAATAATGCAATTCCTCCAACAACAAAATAATAAATTATATAAGCTTGTACGCTAATTACAGATATACCATGATAAGTTTGATAGAAAAAGTCAACTTTATTAATTCCCCCTGCAGAGATAAACATTATGATAATTAGGATAACCCATGGGGCCCAAATTAGATACTTTATCCAATTAAGTTTACCACCTTTAACCTTTTTATCTACCGCCATAGAGCAACATTCTTGAAGTCCACCTGCAGGACATATCCATCCACAAAACCCTCTTCCAAGAAATAATGAAGCTAAAAACATTATCCCAAAAACTATAAAGCTTCCAGTAACTACCCCTTCAGAGGCTCCCATAACTATAAGATACGGGGAAAGATAATATAGGACTAATGGGAACAATAAAAATGATATTATTAGTAATGTACTTCTTATTCTTTGTCTTTTCATAATTATTCCTTCCTCCTAATATTCAATTCCATATTTATTTCCTTAACATACTTTTTCCATTGCAAGTAACATATTAACCAAACTATAAAATAAGTTGCAACAAATATTGTTATTGTTGAAATTATTACTTCTGAATCATTAATAAGCCATCCTGCCATTTTTGCACAAGGGATGTAAACTAGTGAAACACCGATAAAATGTACTATGGTTGCTCCTATTAAGCCTAATTTCTCAGATTGAAATAATATATTTAAAGCACCAAATGCAAATCCAATAATTGCAGCAGCAACATATTGATTAATTAAAAATTCTTTACTAAATGTTGCAGATTCCTTTGAGAATAACATCATTAATACTCCAATAGTTTGAATCAAAAATACTCCAATCACTATTCCTTTGAGACCTCTTCTTATAACATCTTTTAAATTCATAACAGTACCTCCTCTATAATCCTAGATAACTTTTTATCTTACTTACATATCTTCGTGACGAATATTCAATATCACCATTAATAAACTTAATACACATTGTTCCATTTAGGGACATCTCTAAATTTTTTATTTTATCCACATTTGCTATTACTGAATTTGAAATTCTTATAAAATTTGTTCCACTAACCTGTTCTTCAATCTCATATAGCTTCAGTTTTATTTGCAATATATCTTTTTCTGTTTTAGCTAGTACCTTTTGGTTTTCAGCATAAAAATAATATATATCCTTTGGATTTAATAAATATATTTTCTGATTCATGGTTCCATTAAAAACTTTATTTTGATTATTCTTAAGTTTATTAATCACTTCTTGAACTTGCTCTGTAATTTCATTTGTGAAGATAACTACTTTACATTCCTTTATATTTTCCTCTATCTTTACTTCTACCTTCAAACAATTCACCTCTATTCTTAACATCTCTCTTTGTTACTTAAAGTATAAAATATATTTTGCAGCTTAACTACAGTTCTTATATAAATGGTAGTTTTCTCTATATAAATGGTCTCAACCATAAAATATTATAAATTCCTAAAGAGTAAAAAAAACTGACACCGATGTACGATGTCAGTTCATTATTAAATAGTATTTTTTTCAAGTGCTATATTAACTTCAAATATCATGTCATTTACTTGCATTTCAACACAAACAACTTTATCTGAACTAGAATTTGCTGTAAATTCTCCATGTACTAATGTAGGCGTTGAAATGTTAATTTCAATGTTTTCTTTAGAAAAATTAATTGCTGCATTTGCTGTTAACATATTTGTTAATTCTGAGATAGCGCTCTGAGCTAATTCATCAAGTTCATTTACTGGCATTCCCATCATCATAGAAGATGCTATTTTTTTAGCGCTTTCCATACTAGTTCCGTAAATAACATTGCCCTTAATATCTCCCATTATTCCTAGAATAATCATTACCCCAGGACTTTCTATAAATCTACCCTTTAAGCTGATTCCTTTCTTTTGAACATCTGTCAAACCTACTTGAGGCATAACATTTAAAAATGAATCTAAAAAAGGATTTATATGCTTGACATCCATTCATCATCACCTCTTCCAAAACCTACATTTATGGACATGTCTCCAAATGCTGTTTTAACTTCTGCTGTATATGTAGTTTCTAATTCTGCTTTTGATATATTAATTGATTCTCCATGAAATATAGTTGGCGGTGCAACTCTAAGTCCAAATATCTTATTCTTTTTATTCATCATTGAACATGCATTTCCTGCTGCCATATTAGATATCTCGCCCATTACATTTAAAATTTCTTCACTATTCTTAGGATCTCTCTTTAATAATATTTTAGAGATATTTTCAGCTGTTTCAAATGACATATCAAAAATCATTCTTCCAGAACATTTTCCTATAATACCTAGTACTACAGAAATTCCTCTACTGCTTTTCTCTACATCTATATTATTTTCCTCAGTTACTTCAGGTACTGTCTTTGTAAGTTTATTAAATAAATCTAATAAAGCTTCCTTAAATACTTTAGAATATAACCCTTCTAATTCTAAGAACAATTCCTCATTTGCCATAACTCTATTTATTAATAATGTTATTTCCTCACTATCAACTGGCTTCTGAACATATCCAGAAACACGATTCTTTCTAGCTTTTCTTACAATTTCTTCGTCCATCATTGAACTAACAACTATTACTTTTACGTTAGGATCAATTTTATGTATTGCTCTTGTACATTCAAGTCCATCAGTTCCTGGAATAGTCATATCCATTGTTACTAAGTTTGGCTTCAAAGTCTTAGTAACCTCAATTACCTCTTCTAACGAACTAGCACTTCCGATAACATTGAATCCACTTTCTGTCAACAAATCCGTAAGGATTGAAATTTGGAAAGGAGAATCATCAACTATTACAACGTTTACACTACTCATACTTCCACCTACCCTTTCATTAACCCAATCTATTTTCCCTAGAAAACTACATAATAATTATCATGATACAATTATATTGTAAATTTTGATAATACTCAATAGCATTTTCCCAAATTTGAAGTTAAAACACATATAATTATCGTTAATCTTATATTAAATATTTATTCAGCTATACATCTACCCTTTTCGATTTCCAGAGCTATTTAGGGTTTCCAATCACCACAACTTATTACACAATTCTCCTTTACTCATCTTAATTCAACTTTCTAAATAAAACATAGAATATAATTATCTTCTATTGAGAAAATAATATTATGTTTTTTAATTGAAAGGAGCAGTAAAATGAGGATAGCAGTTATCGGATGTACTCATGCTGGCACAGCTGCAATAATAAATGTTGCAAAAAGGTATCCAGATGCTAGCATAACAGTCTATGAAAGAAATGATAATATCTCCTTCTTGTCTTGTGGAATTGCATTATATGTGGGTGGAATTGTTTCAGATCCTAAAGGTTTATTTTATAGTTCTCCAGAGGCCTTAGCTGAGCTTGGGGTAAAAACAAAAATGTCTCATGATGTATTAGATATTGATACTGATAGTAGGATACTTAAAGTAAAAAACTTAAAATCCAATGAAGAATTTGAGGATACATTTGATAAACTAATTATAACTACAGGTTCTTGGCCAATAATTCCCTCCATAGAAGGAATTGATTTAGATAATATATTACTTTCTAAAAATTACAATCACTCTAATACTATTATAGAAAAAGTTAAAAATTCCAACAAAATAATAGTTATTGGTGCTGGATACATAGGTGTTGAACTTGCAGAAGCCTTTGAACTTAATGGCAAGAAGGTCACTTTAATAGATAGCTTTGATAGAATTTTAAATAAATATCTTGATAAAGAATTTACTAGCTTGGCAGAAATGGCCTTTAGGAATCGTGGAGTTACGCTTGCTTTAGGAGAAACTGTAACAAAATTTGAAGGCATTGATGGTAAGGTTAACAAGGTCATAACAAATAAAGGAGATTATGAAGCTGATCTTGTGATTCTATGTATCGGTTTTAGACCAAGTACAGATTTATTCAAGGGAAAGTTAGATATGCTTCCAAACGGTGCGATTATTGTTGATGAATACATGCGAACAAATAAGGAAGGTATTTTTGCTGCTGGAGATTGTTGTGCTGTGACTTATAATCCGACAGGTGAAAGAGAATATATCCCCCTTGCTACCAATGCTGTTAGGATGGGTACTCTAATAGGAAGAAACTTAGTTATTCCAACTACTAAATATCTCGGCACTCAAGGAACTTCAGGAATAAAGATTTATGAGTATAATATTGCTTCAACAGGACTAACTGAAGAAGCTGCGAAAAAGGCTGGTTATGATATTAAAATAACATCAGTAACTGATAACTATAGGCCAGAATTCATGCCATCATTTGACGCTGCTACGATAAAAATCATTTATGAAACTAGCACAGAAATCATCCTTGGTGCTCAGATTATTTCAAAAACTGATTTAACTCAACTCATAAATACCATGTCTGTAGTAATACAAAATGAAATGACTATTGACGAACTTGCTTTTGTAGATTTCTTTTTCCAACCACACTTCAATAAGCCATGGAATTTACTAAACTTAGCTGCTTTAAATGCAAAATAGATAAAACTAATACTTCTATTTAATAACTAGAATGTGTATATTTTTTATTTATTTTTCAAACAATAGTTCTGAATATTACTTATATTTTTTTAATATATCAAAATTAAAGAGGTGGAATTTATGGCAACATTAACACAAAAAGAGACTATGCTTCTTAAGGATGAGAAATCTCATGAAGACTTATGTATAAAGAAATATACTAAGTATTCTAATGAGGCAGAAGATCCAAAATTAAAACAACTATTCTCTTCTATTCTTCAGCATGAAAATCAACATTTAAATACTATAAATAGTATACTTAATGGTCAAGTTCCAAATGTTAATCAACAAGGACAGCAAGGCCAACAAAGTCAGCAAAATCAGCAACAGAATGTCAAATCAACAACAGGATTTAGCCAAAAAGACTGTGATCTTTGTCAAGATGCATTGACAACAGAAAAGTATGTTTCTTCAACCTACAATACATCAATTTTTGAATTTAAAGATCACAATATTAGGCAAACTTTAAATCATATACAAAAGGAAGAACAAGAACATGGTGAACAAATTTTCAATTACATGAGTGAAAAAGGTTATTATACAACTCAATAGTTGTTTATATAACAATGATGCCGGTGAAGATAAAATTAATTTTTACTTCAACCGGCTATTTTTTAACTTAATCCTAAACCTTTTCTCTTTTCATTTATATGAGCTTCTATATTATTTGCAACTTCTACAGGATCATCACCTAAGGCAATTTTTCCTCCAGTAAGTCCTTCAACATCTTGAGTAAGCAATTTAACTAAATCTGGGGCCCCAGTTACAAAAGGTGTTGGTGATAAATGTGTATATGCACCATATGCTACTGCAAACACTCCATCTATGGTTGCTTTTTGTTCCATCCACTCTGGTGCAGTTACAGCTATAGGTAATTGTGGAATGTCTACATCTAAATGATTTGCAAGAGCTGTAACAAGCATTGATATTCTTCCTGTATCAGTGCAAGTTCCAAAGCTTAATACTGGTGGAATCTTTAACATATTACATATTTCTTTTAATCCTTCACCAGCCATATTTGCTGCTTCTAAGCTACATAATCCTGCAACCTCAAGAGCATGATTTCCACATCCTCCACTTACCACAAGAATATTTTTCTTAATTAATTCTTTTGTTAGGTTTACTGTATTCCAGTCTTGAGGACC includes these proteins:
- a CDS encoding spore coat protein codes for the protein MATLTQKETMLLKDEKSHEDLCIKKYTKYSNEAEDPKLKQLFSSILQHENQHLNTINSILNGQVPNVNQQGQQGQQSQQNQQQNVKSTTGFSQKDCDLCQDALTTEKYVSSTYNTSIFEFKDHNIRQTLNHIQKEEQEHGEQIFNYMSEKGYYTTQ
- a CDS encoding LytTR family DNA-binding domain-containing protein, yielding MKVEVKIEENIKECKVVIFTNEITEQVQEVINKLKNNQNKVFNGTMNQKIYLLNPKDIYYFYAENQKVLAKTEKDILQIKLKLYEIEEQVSGTNFIRISNSVIANVDKIKNLEMSLNGTMCIKFINGDIEYSSRRYVSKIKSYLGL
- a CDS encoding DUF3021 domain-containing protein, producing MNLKDVIRRGLKGIVIGVFLIQTIGVLMMLFSKESATFSKEFLINQYVAAAIIGFAFGALNILFQSEKLGLIGATIVHFIGVSLVYIPCAKMAGWLINDSEVIISTITIFVATYFIVWLICYLQWKKYVKEINMELNIRRKE
- a CDS encoding response regulator; amino-acid sequence: MSSVNVVIVDDSPFQISILTDLLTESGFNVIGSASSLEEVIEVTKTLKPNLVTMDMTIPGTDGLECTRAIHKIDPNVKVIVVSSMMDEEIVRKARKNRVSGYVQKPVDSEEITLLINRVMANEELFLELEGLYSKVFKEALLDLFNKLTKTVPEVTEENNIDVEKSSRGISVVLGIIGKCSGRMIFDMSFETAENISKILLKRDPKNSEEILNVMGEISNMAAGNACSMMNKKNKIFGLRVAPPTIFHGESINISKAELETTYTAEVKTAFGDMSINVGFGRGDDEWMSSI
- a CDS encoding AraC family transcriptional regulator — protein: MNSLSSPNFDYPKMKIDYDINIEFPIKIRCHEHTEPGPIVESHFHDHFMLCYIVNGECIVHCNTKHIAANKDDLIVINNNDAHYIECLCTNLVYYIIKIDFAFLLGNQKDLDKTDYIEALIKNNVRFSNEISKNKELLSEINILVNESQNKNLGYELIVKSSIFRIIVMLLRNNLESISISTNNRKNLYSMNSLKEVLEYIDSHYNEKITLTKLATMSNLSKHHFCRLFKRFTGKTFTDYINLLRINKAVSLLKDKDLNINEVALSVGFNDSNYFSRIFKRYKNISPNKIRNK
- a CDS encoding chemotaxis protein CheX, which encodes MDVKHINPFLDSFLNVMPQVGLTDVQKKGISLKGRFIESPGVMIILGIMGDIKGNVIYGTSMESAKKIASSMMMGMPVNELDELAQSAISELTNMLTANAAINFSKENIEINISTPTLVHGEFTANSSSDKVVCVEMQVNDMIFEVNIALEKNTI
- a CDS encoding 4Fe-4S binding protein, which translates into the protein MKRQRIRSTLLIISFLLFPLVLYYLSPYLIVMGASEGVVTGSFIVFGIMFLASLFLGRGFCGWICPAGGLQECCSMAVDKKVKGGKLNWIKYLIWAPWVILIIIMFISAGGINKVDFFYQTYHGISVISVQAYIIYYFVVGGIALLNLLVGKRAFCHYGCWMAPFMIIGSKIKDKFNYPSLHLKSDKEKCIDCKLCNKKCPMSLEVSSMVQKGNMKNSECILCGQCIDTCPKKVIRYSLMKK
- a CDS encoding glutamine synthetase III family protein, which codes for MSKVTEIFGSYVFNDSVMKDRLPKATYKALKKTIQEGTSLSPEVADVVASAMKDWAVENGATHFTHWFQPLTGITAEKHDSFISPTSDGKVILEFSGKELIKGEPDASSFPSGGLRATFEARGYTAWDCTSPAFLKDGSLCIPTAFCSYNGEALDKKTPLLRSMEALSKQALRVLRVLGNTTTQRVITTVGPEQEYFLIDKKMYDARKDLILTGRTLFGAKPSKGQELEDHYFGTIKERVSEFMKEVDEELWKLGISAKTKHNEVAPAQHELAPIFTTTNIATDHNQLTMEVMKKVALRHDLYCLLHEKPFAGVNGSGKHNNWSMGTDDGVNLLEPGKSPHENQQFLLFLCAVIKAVDEYADLLRMSAANAGNDHRLGANEAPPAIISIFLGDQLTDILEQIENGPATSSKSSSKLTIGVNTLPALPKDATDRNRTSPFAFTGNKFEFRMVPSSASIAACNFTLNTIVAEILSEIADRLEKVSDIDAEVQTILTEIVKSHKRIIFNGNGYSDEWVAEAEKRGLPNIKSTVEATKSLIAEKNLAVLEKHGVLSRVEMESRYEIMLENYNKTINIEALTTLEIAKRQILPSVIKFATSLAGSINTINATGISVDLSAQTELLTEVSTLTSSLKKKVAVLEEAVAKADNFEGDAYELGMIYRFEVFEKMNELREDADKLETIVDSEFWPLPTYGDMLFNI
- a CDS encoding FAD-dependent oxidoreductase, coding for MRIAVIGCTHAGTAAIINVAKRYPDASITVYERNDNISFLSCGIALYVGGIVSDPKGLFYSSPEALAELGVKTKMSHDVLDIDTDSRILKVKNLKSNEEFEDTFDKLIITTGSWPIIPSIEGIDLDNILLSKNYNHSNTIIEKVKNSNKIIVIGAGYIGVELAEAFELNGKKVTLIDSFDRILNKYLDKEFTSLAEMAFRNRGVTLALGETVTKFEGIDGKVNKVITNKGDYEADLVILCIGFRPSTDLFKGKLDMLPNGAIIVDEYMRTNKEGIFAAGDCCAVTYNPTGEREYIPLATNAVRMGTLIGRNLVIPTTKYLGTQGTSGIKIYEYNIASTGLTEEAAKKAGYDIKITSVTDNYRPEFMPSFDAATIKIIYETSTEIILGAQIISKTDLTQLINTMSVVIQNEMTIDELAFVDFFFQPHFNKPWNLLNLAALNAK